The Eleutherodactylus coqui strain aEleCoq1 chromosome 6, aEleCoq1.hap1, whole genome shotgun sequence genome window below encodes:
- the LOC136631682 gene encoding zonadhesin-like, with amino-acid sequence MLHITPDVAQPGTKCRFITRKSNLLTPTEPYITPHIPAPAEDHSRYITQDEGETPELTMRPVSVLLLLSLSAAVVLISAYRMPPTKELCHGNTTYHSCGTACPLSCTNWSNPPKICTLQCVIGCACKGGYVLLDAKKKTCVFPQDCPKH; translated from the exons ATGTTACACATAACACCCGACGTGGCGCAACCGGGAACTAAATGCAGGTTTATCACAAGGAAGTCCAACCTGCTGACACCCACAGAGCCCTATATAACCCCGCACATCCCTGCACCAGCAGAAGACCACAGCCGGTACATCACACAG GACGAAGGTGAAACCCCAGAACTGACCATGAGACCGGTCTCTGTGTTGCTGCTGCTGTCGCTGA GTGCGGCCGTCGTACTGATCAGCGCATACAGAATGCCGCCAACTAAAG AGCTGTGCCACGGGAACACGACATACCACAGCTGCGGCACCGCATGCCCCCTCAGCTGTACCAATTGGTCTAATCCacccaaaatctgcaccctgcaaTGTGTAATAGGATGCGCCTGTAAGGGCGGCTACGTGCTTCTGGATGCTAAGAAGAAAACATGTGTCTTTCCCCAGGATTGTCCTAAACATTAG